From the Streptococcus oralis ATCC 35037 genome, one window contains:
- a CDS encoding Spy0128 family protein, with protein MKKINKKLSHAFMALLLVASVFIPVLRTSNVVKAAELPSSSYTLTTVPTINNNKLVDGAEYGEGKFYLQTTYKFDNSTTLKNGDFMVYKVPNEFKIESDSTTEIFGNDGVTKVAELTTNKSVNTATVTVSNEDYFANLPEEKQISALFTVVWADNVELNKSYPIDIPGAGVYNLTRIVPDEDPTGFTKWGVQDTNDPNYINWYIRVNKYANPYEGVSIQDTIPEGQVLASEITGYYFTEWGKDEHHPLLNPSHIVVQDSNRFTITPNGNGDLTNQGLYVVYKTRITAPVDNTTKKAFNNVKITTSTENFDVEGFAPLTTTEGISSGSRSTEVSFEVSKQLKGKDLAAEEFSFQLLDPNGSVVETVKNDKDGKVKFKAVKFSTVGTYKYQIKEVNDQKPGFAYDDKIINAEVTVTDVYGEKFASVKYDNKVFVNSYSTKSATTSITAKKVLNGKTLEADKYEFELKEGDKLVSTAKNAADGTVAFPAIEYTTAGTHTYTITEKAGNETGVTYDKNAYTVTVKVVDNGQGQLVATVTGNNPTITNTYAAETPGSSDNKPKQPEENKELPNTGTSEMTILLTVVGVVLAFGSILLFRFKKVK; from the coding sequence GTGAAAAAGATTAATAAAAAACTTTCTCATGCATTCATGGCGCTATTGTTAGTAGCTTCAGTATTTATCCCAGTACTAAGAACTAGCAATGTGGTTAAAGCTGCTGAACTACCATCTAGTAGCTATACGCTAACGACAGTACCGACAATTAACAATAATAAGTTAGTTGATGGTGCAGAGTATGGTGAAGGGAAATTTTACCTTCAAACCACTTACAAATTCGACAACTCAACAACGTTGAAGAATGGTGACTTTATGGTTTATAAAGTTCCAAATGAATTCAAAATTGAATCAGATTCAACTACTGAAATCTTTGGTAACGATGGAGTCACTAAAGTTGCTGAGTTAACGACAAATAAGTCTGTAAATACAGCGACTGTGACGGTAAGTAACGAAGATTATTTTGCTAACTTACCTGAAGAGAAACAAATTTCGGCCTTATTTACTGTTGTATGGGCTGATAATGTTGAACTCAATAAATCATATCCAATCGACATTCCTGGAGCAGGAGTATACAATTTGACTCGTATTGTTCCAGATGAGGATCCAACAGGATTTACTAAATGGGGAGTTCAAGATACGAACGATCCAAATTATATTAATTGGTATATTCGCGTAAACAAATATGCAAATCCTTATGAAGGCGTTTCGATTCAAGATACAATCCCTGAAGGGCAAGTATTAGCTAGTGAGATTACAGGTTACTACTTTACTGAATGGGGTAAGGATGAACATCATCCTCTTTTGAATCCAAGTCACATTGTTGTTCAAGATTCTAATCGCTTCACTATTACTCCAAATGGTAATGGTGATCTAACCAACCAAGGTTTGTATGTAGTTTATAAGACTCGTATCACAGCTCCAGTTGATAATACAACAAAGAAAGCTTTCAATAACGTTAAAATTACGACTTCGACTGAAAACTTTGATGTAGAAGGTTTTGCACCATTAACCACAACTGAAGGTATTAGTTCTGGTTCACGTTCTACAGAAGTTTCATTTGAGGTTTCTAAGCAGTTAAAAGGAAAAGACTTAGCTGCTGAAGAATTTAGCTTCCAACTACTTGATCCAAACGGATCAGTTGTGGAAACTGTTAAGAATGATAAAGATGGCAAAGTGAAATTTAAAGCCGTTAAATTCTCTACAGTGGGTACTTATAAGTATCAGATCAAAGAAGTTAATGATCAAAAACCAGGTTTTGCTTACGATGATAAGATCATTAACGCAGAAGTTACTGTGACAGATGTTTATGGTGAGAAGTTTGCAAGTGTTAAATATGACAATAAAGTTTTTGTAAATTCGTATTCTACTAAATCTGCAACAACTTCAATTACTGCTAAAAAAGTCCTAAATGGTAAAACTCTTGAGGCAGATAAATATGAATTTGAATTGAAAGAAGGCGACAAACTTGTATCTACAGCTAAGAATGCTGCAGACGGAACAGTTGCTTTCCCAGCGATTGAATACACTACTGCAGGAACTCACACATACACAATCACTGAAAAAGCTGGTAATGAAACTGGTGTAACTTATGATAAAAATGCTTATACAGTAACAGTAAAAGTTGTAGACAATGGTCAAGGTCAACTTGTAGCAACAGTTACAGGTAATAATCCAACCATCACAAATACTTATGCTGCTGAGACTCCAGGTTCTTCAGATAACAAACCTAAACAACCAGAAGAAAATAAAGAACTACCAAATACTGGTACATCTGAAATGACTATCTTGCTTACTGTTGTAGGAGTAGTACTTGCGTTTGGTTCCATTCTCTTATTCCGTTTCAAAAAAGTTAAATAA
- a CDS encoding amino acid ABC transporter permease, which translates to MSYMFEILPSLLNGASMTLQVFALVLIFSIPLGIVVAFALQVRWEPLHYLIDLYIWVMRGTPLLLQLIFIYYVLPSIGIRLDRLPAAVIAFVLNYAAYFAEIFRGGIETIPKGQYEAAKVLKFSPFDTVRYIILPQVTKIVLPSVFNEIMSLVKDTSLVYALGISDLILASRTAANRDASLVPMFLAGAIYLIMIGLVTIVAKRLEKKYSYYR; encoded by the coding sequence ATGTCTTATATGTTTGAGATATTACCAAGTTTATTGAACGGTGCAAGTATGACACTTCAAGTCTTTGCTCTGGTCTTGATCTTTTCAATTCCTTTAGGTATTGTCGTTGCCTTTGCTTTACAAGTCCGCTGGGAACCCCTCCATTATCTGATTGACCTTTATATTTGGGTGATGCGAGGGACTCCCTTGCTCTTGCAATTAATCTTTATTTACTATGTTCTCCCTAGCATTGGGATACGTTTAGATCGTTTGCCTGCTGCTGTGATCGCTTTTGTATTGAACTATGCAGCCTACTTTGCTGAAATCTTTCGTGGTGGGATTGAAACCATTCCTAAAGGTCAATATGAAGCTGCTAAGGTCTTGAAGTTTAGTCCTTTTGACACAGTGCGCTATATTATTTTGCCTCAGGTTACAAAGATTGTCTTACCGAGCGTCTTTAATGAAATTATGAGTTTGGTCAAGGATACTTCATTGGTTTATGCCCTTGGGATTTCAGATTTGATTTTGGCAAGTCGGACAGCAGCCAATCGAGATGCCAGTCTTGTTCCTATGTTTTTAGCTGGAGCGATTTATTTAATCATGATTGGTCTTGTAACCATTGTAGCGAAAAGACTTGAGAAGAAGTACAGCTATTACAGATAG